The Ascochyta rabiei chromosome 5, complete sequence genome has a segment encoding these proteins:
- a CDS encoding Endoplasmic reticulum transmembrane protein 3: MTLYYSLVFLLLVTEMLIFCALIVPLPFTWRRKLFTFISESPIIAKLQYGMKITFIFILILFVDSVNRVYRVQVELSSFGGNNQQGGQALGGIERMEVQARKFYSQRNMYLCGFTLFLSLILNRTYVMILDVLRLEEELKTYKGETGTKKGSSLKDVQGGAGEVGKLKNELAAKDRDMENLKKQVESMQKEYNRMGDEVSGKQ; this comes from the exons ATGACGCTCTACTACAGTCTT GTCTTCCTCCTCCTGGTGACGGAGATGCTCATCTTCTGCGCTCTCATTGTCCCGCTGCCGTTCACATGGCGCCGCAAGCTCTTCACGTTCATATCAGAGAGCCCGATCATCGCCAAGCTCCAGTATGGCATGAAG ATTACTTTCATCTTCATCCTTATCCTCTTTGTAGACAGCGTCAACCGTGTCTACCGCGTCCAGGTCGAGCTGTCGAGCTTTGGTGGCAACAACCAGCAGGGAGG ACAAGCTCTCGGCGGAATTGAGCGCATGGAGGTCCAGGCTCGCAAATTTTACTCTCAGCGCAACATGTACCTTTGCGGTTTCACCTTGTTCCTCTCCTTGATCCTCAACCGCACCTACGTCATGATCCTCGATGTTCTCCGCCTCGAAGAGGAGCTCAAGACATACAAGGGCGAGACTGGCACCAAGAAGGGTTCTTCCCTCAAGGACGTCCAGGGCGGCGCTGGTGAGGTTGGCAAGCTGAAGAACGAGCTCGCCGCCAAGGACCGCGACATGGAGAACCTGAAGAAGCAGGTTGAGAGCATGCAGAAGGAGTACAACCGCATGGGCGACGAAGTCTCTGGCAAGCAATAG
- a CDS encoding Acid phosphatase: MHGLLELSLQLLNFRGSSDAQKPILGENAVVKPTPTTKSSGLPDYFVTDDGHFAGPTQTGDAPYLAQTNIAPFVGVSFIPNAPLETQVPIANAEGRNIFQSLANISPYFPNPRGFGVDEYAVPPGANVTWLNMVHRHGSRYPEFSGDAAEMKLGKKITSAAGKFTGHGALDFLNYWTWGLGGEILVPMGKQELFDSGTLHYYQYGHLYPNNGSKIVVRSTTQRRMYESAEYFMAGFFGLGWAQNATLELAIESPGYNNTLAGYKQCNHTSWAMARDALMEWVNVYLVDAHKRFTDNITGDLDWTISDTYNAQALCAYETVGLGFSHWCGLFTYEEWEGYEYALDIAFSAGTAFASPVGRAIGVGYVEEVLARMQQHVIVEPSAQINLTLDNNTSTFPVDQALNLDFSHDANIISILAAFGLTQFAEQLPTNAIKKKREFVLSYIEPFAGRLDIEVIKAPGPVNPDRHAETIYLEGKPTSYVHFILNQRTIPLGRSLAACGDREDGWCEMETFLEVQKEQIALADYEYACFGDYESPKYGDVTDGRPVREE; encoded by the exons ATGCACGGACTGCTTGAGCTGTCTCTGCAGCTACTCAATTTCAG GGGTTCTTCTGACGCGCAAAAGCCTATACTTGGTGAAAATGCTGTTGTGAAGC CCACACCAACAACCAAATCGTCTGGTCTGCCTGACTACTTTGTCACGGATGATGGCCACTTTGCAG GACCTACCCAGACTGGCGATGCACCATATCTTGCGCAGACCAACATAGCGCCCTTTGTTGGTGTCTCATTTATCCCCAACGCGCCTCTGGAGACGCAAGTACCTATTGCTAATGCTGAAGGCCGAAACATCTTCCAAAGCCTGGCAAACATCAGTCCTTACTTCCCCAACCCTCGCGGCTTCGGTGTCGACGAGTATGCAGTTCCCCCAGGTGCCAACGTGACCTGGTTGAACATGGTGCACCGTCATGGCAGCCGGTACCCTGAGTTCAGCGGCGACGCGGCTGAGATGAAGCTCGGGAAGAAGATCACATCCGCTGCTGGAAAGTTCACTGGCCACGGCGCACTGGACTTCCTCAACTACTGGACCTGGGGCCTCGGCGGCGAGATCCTGGTGCCAATGGGCAAGCAGGAGCTCTTCGACTCTGGGACTCTTCACTACTACCAGTATGGTCATCTCTACCCGAACAACGGCAGCAAGATCGTAGTCAGGAGCACCACGCAGCGTCGTATGTACGAATCCGCCGAGTACTTCATGGCAGGCTTCTTCGGACTGGGCTGGGCTCAGAACGCAACCTTGGAGCTGGCGATTGAATCACCGGGCTACAACAACACCCTCGCTGGATACAAGCAGTGCAACCACACCAGCTGGGCCATGGCCCGCGACGCACTCATGGAGTGGGTAAACGTGTACCTCGTCGATGCCCACAAGCGCTTCACAGACAACATCACAGGAGACCTCGACTGGACCATCAGCGACACGTACAACGCGCAAGCCCTCTGCGCGTACGAGACCGTCGGCCTCGGCTTCTCGCACTGGTGCGGCCTCTTCACGTACGAAGAGTGGGAAGGCTACGAGTACGCGCTCGACATTGCCTTCAGCGCGGGAACCGCGTTCGCGTCGCCCGTCGGGCGCGCCATCGGCGTCGGATACGTAGAGGAAGTGCTGGCGCGAATGCAGCAGCACGTCATCGTGGAGCCGTCAGCGCAGATCAACCTCACCCTCGACAACAACACGTCCACCTTCCCCGTCGACCAGGCGCTGAACCTGGACTTCAGCCACGACGCAAACATCATCAGCATCCTCGCTGCCTTTGGCCTGACCCAGTTCGCAGAACAGCTCCCCACCAACGCCATCAAGAAGAAGCGCGAGTTCGTACTCAGCTACATCGAGCCCTTTGCGGGCCGGCTCGATATCGAAGTCATCAAAGCGCCGGGCCCCGTCAACCCGGACCGGCACGCAGAGACCATCTACCTCGAGGGCAAGCCGACGAGCTACGTGCACTTTATCCTCAACCAGCGCACGATTCCGCTGGGCCGCAGTCTGGCGGCGTGCGGCGACAGGGAGGACGGGTGGTGCGAGATGGAGACGTTCCTCGAGGTCCAGAAGGAGCAGATTGCCTTGGCCGACTATGAGTATGCGTGCTTTGGCGACTACGAGAGTCCCAAGTATGGGGATGTTACGGATGGGAGGCCGGTTAGGGAGGAGTAG
- a CDS encoding Amidase has translation MSNIDGAAARFLNYPTPTAHPSQYSAAPPPKNPVIKGTPLHYLANLVAAVPGLPFLLWSNAGFSSLRSCKELDGVDPRYDPTVIPVSTSGDIAPSLPDSVNELRVTPIDVNPRFYTVADFHNAYRSGTHTPLDVVETLLPLIRRDASQRSRHSTSFMPGQIELVRQAAEASTRRWKAGKPLSILDGVPFAVKDDLEVKGYKRYIGTSYDYTNGREYEVETSWCVKKVEEQGAVLIGKLNMHELGMDTTNNNPIWGTPLNPYHERYYTGGSSGGAASAVAAGIVPFAIGSDGGGSVRIPSNYCGLYGLKTSHDRVSTAPMANAGKSVTVRGPLASSMADLEVSYRVLAQPDPSNYPSSEFSPPRALTGPRNKVLGIYKPWFDRADPPVQEACHSALQYLQSELGYEVVDISIPLLHQGQLAHAMTILAEGAASHKTSIYDLTPANRILMSVARQTPATDFLLAQRVRNVIMKHLAYLFKQHPGLIIVTPTTPNAGWPIEEADLSHGMTNANMQLKNMEYVWLANFTGIPCIQFPVGYVDGVKGKGKGKVPIGLSGQGEWGSEDALIEFGFDGEKWLHDGYAGGKLRPETWVDALGAAQK, from the exons ATGTCAAACATTGATGGTGCCGCGGCACGGTTTCTTAACTACCCCACGCCAACCGCCCATCCATCCCAGTACTCAGCTGCGCCTCCACCCAAAAACCCTGTAATCAAGGGCACTCCCTTGCACTACCTGGCAAACCT CGTCGCTGCCGTGCCGGGATTGCCGTTCCTGCTGTGGAGCAACGCAGGCTTCAGCTCTCTGCGCAGCTGCAAAGAGCTTGATGGCGTTGACCCTCGATACGACCCGACCGTGATTCCAGTATCAACATCCGGCGACATAGCACCCAGCCTGCCCGATAGCGTGAACGAGCTGCGAGTCACGCCCATAGACGTTAACCCTCGCTTCTACACAGTCGCCGACTTCCACAACGCCTACCGAAGCGGCACGCATACACCTCTCGATGTTGTGGAGACCCTGCTACCGCTTATCCGAAGAGATGCCTCTCAACGGTCGCGCCACTCCACTTCGTTCATGCCAGGCCAGATAGAGCTTGTCCGACAAGCGGCAGAGGCTTCGACCCGCAGGTGGAAGGCAGGGAAGCCGCTGAGCATACTAGACGGCGTTCCCTTTGCTGTTAAAGACGACCTCGAGGTCAAGGGCTACAAGAGGTACATTGGCACGAGCTACGACTACACCAATGGCAGGGAATATGAGGTGGAGACAAGCTGGTGCGTGAAGAAGGTTGAAGAGCAAGGAGCTGTTCTGATCGGCAAGCTCAACATGCATGAGTTGGGAATGGACACTACAAACAACAATCCTATCTGGGGTACTCCATTGAATCCTTATCACGAACGATACTATACGGGAGGTTCGTCTGGAGGTGCGGCATCCGCTGTTGCAGCTGGAATCGTCCCGTTCGCGATTGGCTCAGATGGTGGTGGCTCTGTCAGGATCCCGTCCAACTACTGTGGTCTATATGGCCTCAAGACCTCTCATGACCGAGTGTCCACGGCTCCAATGGCCAACGCAGGGAAGTCTGTCACGGTGCGAGGTCCATTGGCAAGTAGCATGGCAGATCTCGAAGTCTCCTACCGTGTCCTCGCACAGCCTGATCCATCCAACTATCCATCTTCTGAGTTCAGTCCACCCAGGGCACTTACAGGTCCTCGCAATAAGGTGCTCGGTATATACAAGCCTTGGTTCGACCGCGCTGATCCACCAGTCCAAGAGGCATGCCACTCAGCCCTGCAATACCTTCAATCAGAACTTGGCTACGAAGTGGTTGACATCAGCATCCCATTACTGCACCAAGGCCAACTTGCCCACGCCATGACCATCCTCGCCGAAGGCGCAGCCAGCCACAAGACATCGATCTATGATCTGACACCTGCCAACAGAATCCTCATGAGTGTGGCCCGCCAAACACCGGCAACCGACTTCCTCCTCGCCCAACGCGTTCGCAATGTCATCATGAAGCACCTCGCTTATCTCTTCAAACAGCATCCAGGTCTCATCATCGTCACGCCTACCACTCCCAATGCTGGTTGGCCTATCGAAGAAGCGGACCTGTCCCATGGCATGACAAACGCGAACATGCAGCTCAAAAACATGGAGTATGTGTGGCTAGCAAATTTCACTGGCATTCCTTGCATACAGTTCCCTGTTGGATATGTGGACGGtgtcaagggcaagggcaagggcaaggtgCCTATAGGATTGAGCGGACAGGGTGAATGGGGTAGCGAAGATGCGCTGATTGAATTTGGTTTCGATGGCGAGAAGTGGCTGCACGACGGATATGCGGGTGGGAAGCTGAGACCTGAGACGTGGGTTGATGCGTTGGGAGCTGCGCAGAAGTAG
- a CDS encoding Transcriptional regulator of ribosomal biogenesis proteins, which yields MAASTVQSRRFQRSLSHTERAPSILACPSWSWIAVAVVTVAPFPAPPQEPGRSAAAPLGTRDLDEEAKQPALQATRPFVTATRVQRPVHIVPPPPRHSAVRAYYYLLPSLCTSIAIVCTLHIHIHVLVHVHVHVHVHVHVHISLYIHFHTHIHTHIYATPTPHPHHTHTHTHTHAATYSVPRHSRSHTAIVGRRAAQLQPAASSLTQLPSHQSPRLTVKLDSHETSPPPLSHSPRESTAASTPVTTPTQQPVSPHFGRAAKETPSLSHAWQRKPHELVSSRQPEFDLLFEDAGDCSFPLFPESPAPHSSFLPAMAQTATPIDIQTPPRYGSHSPQNQTSNLTSALREAEANRDFTQTPNQLDPNGAHPRDARPSMSDRHGSMSNMLGTSFYGSGARPISMRDRGRRESTNMGSFNGGMSWGGVSVGSWIRDDIMMAGTSPAPMNMGQSPSFHSSSYLPKMEAAFMKDFTCCGLTLASLHDLLQHFEETHANAPAARNSQPAQNGLPQASGTPAPSIAPGQTQGEPAMNTQMGFHPRSGSMGGSRQRLNSISRSTLSTVQDMDSLDDMEMDMDGFDSLAPIEEAPSQFPVQQPQFGQQQNQLPQLNVNLANTMQNHQGLRASTPSTPSASQQFNFNNNPTVSSVNTPTLGTVPMQNHNLTSPESSHPGTPAELDMDFNSFNPMMGMDMGVNGVNGMNGMNMSFGNGNFGMSAFDNNGTIDQPGKRLFSKQGGGLNQAQLQAALKNYQLGGNDQSELARRIREQQMLNGASIPQFPFPEEVKPFRCPVIGCEKAYKNQNGLKYHKQHGHQNQQLKENDDGTFSIVDPLTSIPYPGTVGMEKEKPYRCEVCGKRYKNLNGLKYHRSHAPHCNPELALQKLGLAPNMQSLQNLQNANVAGAGMGGIDPSMF from the exons ATGGCAGCGTCGACGGTGCAGAGCAGACGTTTCCAGCGCTCGCTCTCGCACACCGAACGCGCACCCTCGATTCTGGCGTGCCCGTCGTGGTCGTGgatcgccgtcgccgtcgtcaCAGTTGCACCTTTCCCAGCGCCGCCGCAGGAGCCAGGCCGTAGCGCGGCTGCCCCGTTG GGCACCAGGGATCTCGACGAGGAAGCGAAGCAGCCCGCGCTCCAAGCAACGCGACCCTTCGTCACCGCAACTCGAGTGCAGCGGCCAGTCCATATAGTcccgccgccgccccgcCACTCTGCCGTGCGTGCGTATTACTACTTGTTGCCGAGTCTCTGTACGAGCATCGCCATCGTCTGTACcctccacatccacatccacgtcctcgtccacgtccacgtccacgtccacgtccacgtccacgtccacatTTCCCTATACATTCACTTCCACACCCACATCCACACCCACATCTACGCCACACCCACGCCACACCCAcaccacacccacacccacacccacacccacgcTGCCACCTACAGTGTGCCACGCCACTCCCGCTCGCACACAGCCATCGTCGGTCGCAGAGCAGCACAACTGCAACCTGCCGCCAGCAGTCTGACCCAACTCCCCTCCCACCAATCCCCCCGACTCACCGTGAAGCTGGATTCCCACGAGACGTCGCCGCCGCCCCTCTCCCACTCGCCGCGCGAATCCACCGCAGCGAGCACGCCCGTCACCACCCCCACCCAGCAGCCCGTCTCGCCCCATTTTGGCCGTGCTGCAAAAGAAACTCCCTCTCTCTCCCACGCCTGGCAGCGCAAGCCGCACGAGCTTGTCTCCAGCCGTCAGCCCGAGTTCGACCTCCTGTTCGAAGACGCCGGCGACTGCAGCTTTCCCTTGTTCCCCGAGAGCCCGGCGCCACACAGCAGCTTTCTGCCCGCCATGGCACAGACAGCCACCCCCATCGACATCCAGACGCCCCCGCGCTATGGCTCCCACTCTCCGCAGAACCAGACGTCCAACCTGACGTCGGCCCTGCGCGAAGCCGAGGCCAACCGCGACTTCACCCAGACGCCCAACCAGCTCGACCCCAATGGCGCCCACCCCCGCGACGCCCGCCCCAGCATGTCGGACCGCCACGGCTCCATGAGCAACATGCTGGGCACCTCGTTCTACGGCAGCGGCGCCCGTCCCATCTCCATGAGGGACCGCGGCCGCCGTGAGAGCACCAACATGGGCAGCTTCAACGGTGGCATGAGTTGGGGCGGCGTTTCGGTTGGCTCTTGGATCCGCGATGA CATCATGATGGCAGGCACCTCACCCGCTCCCATGAACATGGGACAGTCGCCGTCCTTCCACTCGTCCTCGTATCTCCCCAAAATGGAAGCCGCTTTCATGAAGGACTTTACCTGCTGTGGCCTCACCTTGGCTTCGCTGCACGATCTGCTGCAGCACTTTGAGGAGACCCATGCCAACGCTCCTGCAGCCCGCAACTCCCAGCCTGCTCAGAACGGCTTGCCACAAGCGTCAGGTACACCTGCGCCCTCCATCGCCCCCGGGCAGACGCAGGGCGAGCCCGCCATGAACACGCAGATGGGCTTCCACCCGCGCTCAGGCTCCATGGGAGGCTCACGTCAACGCCTGAACTCCATCAGCCGCTCCACCCTCTCGACTGTGCAGGACATGGACTCTTTGGACGACATGGAAATGGACATGGACGGCTTCGACAGCCTGGCTCCTATCGAAGAGGCTCCCTCGCAGTTTCCCGTCCAGCAGCCCCAGTTTGGCCAGCAGCAAAACCAGCTGCCACAGCTCAACGTCAACCTTGCCAACACAATGCAGAACCACCAGGGCCTGAGGGCGTCGACACCATCAACACCATCAGCATCGCAGCAGTTCAACTTCAACAACAACCCTACCGTCTCATCCGTAAACACGCCCACCCTCGGCACGGTACCTATGCAAAACCACAACCTGACCTCACCCGAGTCGTCGCATCCTGGAACACCTGCTGAGCTGGACATGGACTTCAACAGCTTCAACCCTATGATGGGCATGGACATGGGCGTGAATGGCGTGAATGGCATGAACGGTATGAACATGAGCTTTGGCAACGGCAACTTCGGCATGTCTGCCTTTGACAACAACGGCACAATCGATCAGCCTGGCAAGCGTCTCTTCAGCAAGCAAGGTGGCGGTCTGAACCAGGCTCAGCTACAAGCAGCGCTCAAGAACTACCAGCTCGGTGGCAACGACCAGAGCGAGCTAGCACGCAGGATCCGCGAGCAGCAGATGCTCAACGGAGCAAGCATTCCCCAGTTCCCCTTCCCTGAAGAGGTCAAGCCTTTCAGGTGCCCAGTCATTGGCTGCGAGAAGGCATACAAGAACCAGAACGGCCTCAAGTACCACAAGCAGCATGGCCACCAGAACCAACAGCTCAAGGAGAATGACGATGGCACATTCTCGATTGTCGATCCTCTTACTTCCATCCCGTACCCTGGTACCGTTGGTatggagaaggagaagcccTATCGCTGCGAAGTGTGTGGCAAGCGATACAAGAACCTCAACGGTCTCAAATACCACCGATCCCACGCTCCTCACTGCAACCCGGAGCTTGCGCTGCAGAAGCTTGGACTGGCTCCCAACATGCAAAGCCTCCAAAACCTGCAGAACGCCAACGTTGCAGGAGCTGGAATGGGTGGCATCGACCCGTCCATGTTCTAG
- a CDS encoding tRNA-dihydrouridine(47) synthase (NAD(P)(+)) — protein MDGEKIESVSGQPLPGATIPLDSNGAHIGDSEIKKRARSNSPNGEAAEGASKRQKGVAPIKAEYLIHRTDAKVETKDAVVDDDAAEAADDRYHKGDARDGGGKGKKDKKNNKKQKGGQNTSRTFGSSRDKLPLCATRMLSNEFSPKECGFGDKCRFEHDLRKYLKEGRREDLTTFDGKCPIHDVKGYCHLGWKCRFVGSHSKERDTEDGRKELVLIEDSERTSTMVNLEDEVDVANVVSKDVKIGLAKRKINTPRSDQYMKWIDSNKDTERAMFDSAAGDNEALKEEKEARRAEFVEAPFRPSEKRRLYYGPETPSLAPLTTQGNMPYRRLCVDLGCQVTWSEMAMGMPLIQGERGEWALMKAHESEISPPKFLQKNTVVQGYDNASDMKFGAQIAANKPWLAAKTVEVLTDHCPKLRAIDLNCGCPINLVCEKGAGSALLDQESKLESILRGMSYVSKETPITVKVRMGTKDNNPTATKLIKRLVLGGYEAVQSGKGTSGIAAITLHGRSKQQRYSRSADWSYIAECASLIKRLKSEKDARTDTIAEADPRDLANGGHVYFVGNGDCYSHEDYYNNINNSGVDSVLIGRGALIKPWIFEEIEKGQYLDKSATERLSYIEKFAKYGLQTWGSDEMGIGTTRRFLLEWLSFAHRYVPVGLLEHLPPNIQDRPPRFKGRDDLETLMASENYKDWIKLSEMFLGPAHPNFEFEPKHKSNAYEIEAEG, from the exons ATGGACGGTGAAAAGATCGAGAGCGTGTCCGGTCAGCCGTTACCTGGTGCGACCATTCCGCTCGACTCCAATGGTGCACACATTGGCGACAGTGAGATTAAGAAGCGAGCGAGGAGCAACAGCCCCAATGGCGAAGCTGCAGAAGGGGCATCCAAGCGCCAGAAAGGCGTTGCGCCCATCAAGGCAGA ATATTTGATTCACCGCACTGACGCCAAGGTTGAGACTAAGGATGCAgttgttgatgatgatgcAGCTGAAGCTGCAGACGACCGCTACCACAAGGGTGATGCGCGTGATGGTGGAGGCAAGGGAAAGAAGGATAAGAAAAACAACAAGAAGCAAAAAGGTGGCCAGAACACCAGCCGGACGTTCGGCAGCTCTCGTGACAAATTGCCACTCTGCGCGACCCGAATGCTCAGCAATGAGTTCTCTCCAAAGGAATGCGGGTTTGGTGACAAATGCAGGTTTGAACACGATCTTCGCAAGTACCTGAAGGAAGGCCGCCGCGAGGACCTTACTACCTTTGACGGCAAGTGTCCAATCCACGATGTGAAAGGATACTGCCATCTTGGTTGGAAGTGTCGGTTTGTCGGTAGTCACTCCAAGGAGCGCGACACTGAGGATGGGAGGAAAGAGCTGGTTTTGATCGAAGACTCCGAACGTACATCAACCATGGTCAACCTTGAGGATGAGGTTGACGTTGCGAACGTTGTATCAAAAGACGTCAAGATCGGCCTCGCAAAGCGGAAAATCAACACACCACGCTCGGACCAGTACATGAAGTGGATCGACTCCAACAAGGACACCGAGCGTGCTATGTTTGATTCGGCAGCCGGCGACAATGAAGCGTTGAAGGAGGAGAAAGAAGCCCGCAGAGCAGAGTTTGTGGAAGCACCCTTCAGACCGTCTGAGAAGCGAAGGCTGTACTATGGACCCGAGACGCCCAGTCTTGCACCCCTCACTACTCAAGGAAACATGCCGTACCGCAGGCTTTGTGTTGATCTTGGGTGCCAAGTCACGTGGAGTGAGATGGCTATGGGCATGCCATTGATTCAGGGCGAAAGAGGCGAATGGGCTCTCATGAAGGCCCACGAGTCCGAAATCAGCCCGCCAAAGTTTCTGCAGAAGAACACTGTCGTGCAAGGGTACGACAACGCCAGTGACATGAAGTTTGGCGCCCAGATTGCGGCAAACAAGCCATGGTTGGCTGCAAAGACTGTAGAGGTCTTGACTGACCACTGCCCCAAGCTCCGAGCTATCGACTTGAACTGTGGATGCCCCATCAACCTCGTGTGCGAGAAGGGAGCTGGTTCGGCGCTCTTAGACCAGGAATCCAAGCTTGAGAGTATCCTACGCGGTATGAGCTACGTGTCGAAGGAGACACCCATTACTGTCAAAGTCCGCATGGGCACGAAAGACAACAATCCGACCGCCACGAAGTTGATCAAACGTCTTGTACTCGGTGGCTACGAGGCTGTCCAATCCGGCAAAGGCACGTCGGGTATCGCGGCGATTACACTCCACGGCAGGAGCAAGCAACAGCGCTACTCCAGAAGTGCAGACTGGTCGTACATTGCCGAATGCGCATCACTCATCAAGCGTCTCAAGAGCGAGAAGGATGCTCGAACAGATACCATTGCAGAGGCCGATCCTCGTGATCTTGCCAACGGTGGCCATGTATACTTTGTCGGTAACGGCGACTGCTACTCTCACGAGGATTACTATAACAACATCAACAATTCCGGTGTCGATTCTGTCTTGATCGGCCGCGGCGCTCTAATCAAGCCTTGGATCTTCGAGGAGATCGAGAAGGGTCAGTACCTCGACAAGTCCGCCACTGAACGCCTGTCCTATATCGAGAAGTTTGCCAAGTATGGCCTGCAGACTTGGGGTTCTGATGAGATGGGTATCGGTACGACACGTCGCTTTCTGCTCGAATGGCTCAGCTTCGCTCATCGATACGTGCCTGTGGGCTTGTTGGAGCACCTGCCACCCAACATTCAAGATCGACCCCCGAGGTTCAAGGGTAGGGACGATTTGGAGACGCTGATGGCGAGTGAAAACTACAAGGACTGGATCAAACTCAGCGAGATGTTCCTTGGACCCGCGCACCCTAACTTTGAGTTCGAGCCCAAGCACAAGTCCAATGCCTACGAAATCGAGGCAGAGGGGTGA